From the Gossypium hirsutum isolate 1008001.06 chromosome A02, Gossypium_hirsutum_v2.1, whole genome shotgun sequence genome, the window TAAGCCATTTCGtcatttggtgatgaaaacaTACAAATTTCCATATTGCCTATTCTTTCTACTTTTATACTAGATcacttaataatttatattacagAGAGAAGCTACATACACATTCCAACTGATGGTACGGAATTTCACGGGTTAACATCTCCAACACAGTACAACCAAGGCTCCATATATCAGCAGGAAGTCCATACCCTTGACCTTTCTGGTTGACAACCTGTAATTCAACAGCTGATGATCAACAAAACATTATTGGTAGTATGTGTCACAAAGTAAATAACTACCATAGCAAAGGCAACAATGGTAACCATGTTTCCGGGGAAAAGGCACTGGAACTTGTTCCCTATGGAAAGAATCACTAGAATCAAGGCAAGAATCAAGGACGCAATCAAGGAGGTTGATTGGATTGTGATtctggttttattttatttcctaaggttTCTCTATTAGCTGAAAACAAAACTTTCCTAGTATGCTAGGAAATTAGGGTTGCTCTTACTGTAAACCTTTATTTATGAGGAAATTAACTAAGGAATAAAACAAGTTGAATTTCCAGAAAATTAAGGTAggcaactcccttagtgttccatcACCATAGGCAAAACTTGGAATGGAAACAAGGGCAAAGACCCTTCTGTCGAATCTGATTTTCCTGTTAATTGCCTAGTAACTCGATCTCAGACCCATGATCATAACAAAACTCATCTAAGAAAAAACACCATTTAGGTCTGATCTCAAGAGGAGCCAGCATCTTTCACAATGGGAGAAATGCCATAATCAAGCATTTGCAACTATTAGTCCATGAAATTTGTCTAGCCAAAAACAACTTTGTTCAAAATTTCCTGGTGGCTAAAAAGATTTACTTTTTGAAAAATAAGTATTCATTGTTCATGTAAATGAAGCCCTGGGAAATTATGTTGGATCAGCAAGagagatttttacatttttctcTATATAGAGAAACATTGGCCAAGAAATTGTTTCATTTTCATCATATTCATGATTGACTATTCCTAAAAGCTAAAATACCACCACCAGTATCTCTAGGATaggagaatattagctaaaaaCATATTCTATCATTCCTGTTGTCACCATAGCCATTATTAAGTATTCCAACTAAGCTAGATATCTTGAGCAGTATCACTAATACAGGAAATGTGATGCTCAACACACATCAAACAACAACTATTACAGAATATATCATTTCTGAGTGGAAAGGATAGAAGCAAACCTCAGGGGCCATCCAGAATGCTGTCCCTTTGCATGATTTAACATCATTCAACTTGGTTGCCTGAAGACAAACACCAGCACCAATATCATTACTGTGATCATTTTAGAAGCTACAAAGAAACGAAAGAAAACCAGGGTCGTAAGAGTTGAAAAAACCTTTGCCAACCCAAAATCTGCAAGTTTCACAGATCCGCTTGCATCTACCAATATGTTTGCGCACTTAACATCCCTGTATCAACAAACAAGGAATTAATTCAAGTTCATGGTAACTTAAGCATAACATAGAACAAACAATTTTTAGTTCCAACGTTTAAAACTATAACAAATACCAAGGGAAAAGGACAGAAATCAAGCAGGCAGGCAACCTTtggaaaataaatacaaaatgatATGTAAAATGTTTAGAAAAACTTCTATTATCAAAGTATATCACATTCTTGACTTTTTAAATGCCTTTTGAGAAGGAATATCAACAGAGATAAGGAATCTTGGGTAAAGCAAAAAGTTCACATTAAAAGGGCAAATTTTCCATATGAAGTAACATAAGCATGTAAGAACATACAACTAAAGTGGCAGTAAAATTTCACATTTAGCTAGATCaagcaaacaaaataaatagataaaattaagCAATATGGTAATTAAATGAGAAGCAGCATAAAAAGTCTCGACTTACCTGTGAACCACATTTCGGTCATGAAGATACTTCAATCCATGCAGAATCTGTCTTGTATATGCAGAGACTTGAGAATCCCTAAGATGATATCTCTGATATAGTTTCAAAAGGGAGCCTTTGGTTACAAGCTCAAGAAagatgtataattttgattgatcCTGCAACAATCAAAAAATCGAAAGATGGAAGTTAGACAATTAACAAAACAAAAGTAAAAGGTCATCCTGTTAAGCCAAGGTATTCAACAACCCCACTTGCATAACTAGCATGATAATACTCCAAGAAGCACACATAAATGTAGCGATTTACATGCATCAACAGTCATTCAATATTTGGCATTGAGCTGacaatctttttcttttcttttcaaccaTCTCTCTATAGCTAAACAAGTAAGGCTATTTAAACATAAACTTTGGCATTAAGGCCTTTCTCAGAATGCAAGAATATACAGGGGAGGTAGATATGTAACAGTCAAATTGTAGTGCAATAATGCACTAATGCTAGAAGATTAGCAAAATAGCCTCAAACGGCAGCAGCAATATAACCTTTCAATGGGTACAGATGACAAAACATTCTAAGTCCAAGATAAATTAGTTCCCGTGATAAATTTACAGTAGGCCACAGGATAgcaaatgttttcttttatccATGATAAATTTCTGTGGATATACACATTctgtcaaatttaatttttagagaaAAATACATTGCAAATGgctatatttgaattttttgtttaatatctattttgatgagaaaaaaaaaagtaggaaAGGAGGCTAAAATATTACAAATGAAATGACAAAAACAAAGAGAGGTTTCTGTCCTAAAACTcaagaaagaaaactaaaaacaaaattaagcGTAACCAATTTTTCAAAATTCAGAGAATAACCAAAGTTATCAATTCAAGTGATTATGGTAAATGTGACAAATTAGTACCTTATCTGTGCCATAATACTGAACTATATTTTCATGTTCAAACTGACTTAAAAGCGCAATCTcctgaaaaagaaaggaaagagagAAATTAAATGGacagaaaagaagaaaatagatATTTCAAGAAAAAAGATTGATTAGcataaaagaaactgaaaatttaaataaataaaagccaaGATCTGTCTCACATGTTCAAGTTGGATAACACTTTGCTTTCCCTGACTTCCTTGATCAAGCAACGAAACTTCCTTCACCGCAAAAAAGAATCCATCGCTACAGGAAAACGAATGGATAACTTATTAATATAGCACTGAAAGAAAAATATCTCTTCCCTAAAGAAATGCATGATCTACTGAACAAGTGGAAAACCAATTAATTGCTGGTTAGGATAAAATATGCTTTTGTACactattatgaaaaaaattatgatcAGTGATTTTTTCTGTAACTCCCAAGTAAATGTCATCATATAGCTTAAAGCCTATAACAATCCAAAATCTCTACAATTAGTTCCAAATCTCAAAGATCCTAGTGCAGTGTTGCCTCCCTTAATTATGTTTCTCATGTCTTCAAAAACAGTAAACAATAAATTCGTCATCTTGAAATCTATATACAGAACAAGATATCTCCAAGGAACAAGTTCCTAACCAAATAATACCACCAAAAACATATACTTGAATCGACAATCAAAATCTATTTCTAAAACAGGACTTACTACCATTCACAAATTGCCCACAAAAAATGTAGGTCCAATCATGCAAAACTTCAAgcagcaaaaataaaaaacaaaaacaaagtaaCACTTAAAGACAGATGATAGTGCAGGCTAAAATACATCAAACCTTCATGTTCAAGACGCAGAAACATGAGATGTCCAAAAAGTAGTCACATTTGGAATTCACCATATAAATGAAATCTAGCAATCCTAAGATGCTACTATCCTTAATCCATCAAGCCAAACATGTAAGAAGGTGCTCTCTAAAGAAGAAAGGAGCCATACAGAGGCGCTTTCTTAAATGCTTAACTAAGACCAAGAACACTTCCTAACCCCAGATGCTTGAAACAAAAGATAAAATAAGGTGCCCAAAGATAAAATAACTTGCAACAAAAGCTACTAAATGAAAATGGATGTTATATTATAGGCAGAGTATCAAATCACTTACTCAGAAATCCCTTCGTAAACCGATCCAAATGATCCACTTCCCAGAAGCTCACCTTTCTCCCAATAAGTAATTGTCCTTTTGAACCTACCGTTAGGAGAAATATTTGACATAGGCTCTGTTGTAGTACTCGAAGAATCATCATCATTCGAAGTTGTGAAAGAACAAGACTCTGAAAGCACCGCATTGTCTCCTATTCTCATTAAATTTTCCTCCTTAGTATTTCCCTCATTAAACCCACCGTCCTCTCTTTTATATTCTTCGTCATCGGAAGACGAATGTGAGTTAACCGGAATCGCACACCCTCTATCGTCATCGGGGCCGAAATCCCTAAACAGATCCCAGGTGGAGCAGCCGTTATCGATCGCTTTTAGCTTCATTCCCGGAGGTGGCTTTAAAAACGGTGGCTTATCCCCTTTAATTCCACTATTCCCTCCTCCAACAACAACATTCGAAACGCAAGACGTGCTTGACTTCAATTCGGTTGTCGTAGTATTATCCACCGCAATTTTATCAGAAAAGCAGCATTCCCTTTTCGACTCGGACGAGTCCTTCCGAGTCAACTCAGTAGCCAAAACCCTCTCAGCCAATTCATCTACTGTTACTTCAGCGCCGGCGCCGCCTTTTACTAGAGCTGTCTCTTCTTTAGGACTATCCAACCGGTTTAATCTGGACCGAGGCAGAAGATCCGACGACGATCTGATCTTACGGGCCTCCCAGGCGGCGGTCGGGATTGAAAAATCTTCAGGACCATTAAGGCCCAAGCTCCGACAAATTCGATCGAGCTCTCCGTCGGTTCCTTCGAGACGAAAGCTTGTTTGATACAAATCGAGCGATCGTGTGACtagaggagaagaagaagaagaagaatcatCGAGAGACGAACAAAACGAGCCCGCATCGTAATCGATGTCCTTCGCTGCATTGCGTCGCTCGAGTCTAGGTTTTCTTCTGCTCCTTTTCGAGTCCATGGCGACTCTATTGCTAAAGAATCGAGGTAAGTGATGCATGTGGAACAGaatccatcaaaattcaaaaaaaaagctAAAGCAGCATAGGGTTTCCGAAAATATCAATTTAAGAAAGAGAAACGCTTTTGTTCTTTTTCTCCGTAACTTTCCTGGGAAAATTTAGGTGAGAAAAATTGGGAGCGAAAAGCGGCTGACctaaagagagagaaaaaaaacgtGATAATGGTAGACAGAGTGGCTGGCTAGTAAACGCCGTCGGAAGAGAGAGAAATAAAGAGATTATACGCGTCGCCACGTGTCGCTTGCAAGAAATTTTTAAATCTTTGCATCCAAGGATTACTTTTTTATCCAGTTAGCTCCTTcagtttgtaaattttattttggattgTAATCACTAGGCCGTTTGTAATCGAATAGTTGCTTAGACTGTccatttgaaatagtttaatatttatagttactcatatttgtatttatattttaattgtatgatattgattatatttaaaaaaatgtaaattaatcatatatattagattaaaaaataaattgattattttgtatattaaaaaattgatgaatatttaatagaaaaaattgaattgttctttaatttaacgtataagaattaatttatctaaattttaataaaaatataaaatataatttgatttctAATATAAGAATCTTCATAATACTTTTATCGTAAATTTGTCGCCACATGAATAATAAGCTTATACCCAAATTTATTGTGTTGgagttacaattttttttttaaagtcccacaactataatacatatacaaatatatatatatatatatatttatgatcaaTCGTAATATAAAACTTAACCAATATACAATACAACAAAGAAAGAATAAGATTCAAACCTTTTAAGGTCTAGTGCCTTAGCTTTTGCTAATAGTGTCTTTAATCTAATCATTGTCTGAGTCACTTGTCCAAGTTCGAGGGCTTATTTGAAAAGTAAGAGAATTTAGATAAAATATAAACTTGAAAAATAGggttggacaaaaaaataagactAATTCTCTAAACAAGTtaagtttcaggtaaaattatttttgttcagGATCGAGCCAGTCAGAATTAGTTGTTTTGTGGTTGTTTCATTATTGTTTtgctttcattttattattatattgctattatattattattattgtttagatattgtataactcatgttttattattaaatttgcaACTTTGCTAAGTTACAACTATCTTAGTGTTTTTTAAGTATAAAGGCTtttctaatgtatttttaatttgttaggaaatatttattttaatgtatttaatgtgttatatttttaagtttatttttatataaaaataattttaaaaaataaatacgggCTAGACAGATTAGATTCagatttagtatttttaatttgaataaaacttaaacataattttaagtttatttttcgtACCAAACTGAATCTAAACctaaaaaataaatcttaaattttatattgaccAGATTAGGTGTGTAGTGTCTAAACCTCATGAACAAAGATtagatatttttaaataaaattttgacttcaaaatttataaataaaaatcaaatttttttaaaaaaaaattgatatcaaATATAGAAAGATGTGTATAAAAACAAAGGGGTTAATGGTCTACAGCGGCTGGCATCAAAAGTAGACCAACATGGATATTCGTCATTATCCttggtaaatgtgtgaatttgcGTAATGTTAAGAGTATGGTGAGATTTATACTCTAAAACAAAATCTATCTCTACTGGAATTGAATTAGTGTAATGCTATGTGAGTGGAGCCATCCACtctaattttaatttgattcaattggAATCaagatttatttataaaattttagttaactCATTCAATTCACATTTACATCATACCATATTTTTTAAGGTTGAGTTAAGttgtaataaaattttaggtcCGATTGATAAGTTTGGCTTTAGCTCAgtttgaaaaataagtttaaatattTGTTTAAGTCTAGCCtgcttgtattaattttttaatttttgtttttatataaaaaaattaaaaaatatgatatatcaaatatactaaaaatattaaaataaaaattttctaacaaattaaaaataaattaaaaaaatatttgtacttaaataacaataagataagtacaacttaacaagcaaatacctctaaaatagtagcaaaattaacaataaaacaagtgttatacaatatccaaacattaacaacaaaatagtaataatataataataaaatggtagcaaaattgTGTCAAAAagtgggaaaacaacaaaacatgaaagaataaggatttttttaatgaaaattggaGCCAACCCAAACTCAAAAAAATCTTATCTGAGGCTCAATCCATTTTCTAAacaggcctatatttttgtccaaactctctCATTTTTCGAGCGAGAGTGGGGCCGAATGACCCGACCCATGAACAactctatttttatttaagtgGTAAAGTTGAAAGTTTAAATATTATATGGGTTTTAAGTTCAAATCTCATTATATGTAGATTTTAATAGTGTAACTTTATAAATACAtggtttttttaatcaaaatgagTATTAGTTTAGTCAAACTCTTAAATGATATTAGATTACTTTATTATAGTACACTCGTGACGTGGATGAAAAAGCTAATATAACaagtatatttataaaaaaaaatattaaagctaAATAAGGCTTTGGTTAAAATGCATTTTAGGTTCAAAtttcattataataatattttataaatatatatataaatataaaaaataccttcgtattaatatttgttattttgtacGAGTCAAAGGTTTTTAGTGTTAGTGTCTAGTTAATTTGTGACAGCATCTCAATCAAGAGCTTAAACGACTTAATTGGTTTCATGAGTCAATGGGGAGTCAACTAAtttagaaaattatcaaaatacccttctATAAAGTAAGTTATATTATTACAAGAATactcttgtttatttatttattattatacgattttatataaaaaaaatgaataacaaCTCAATTATGATGAATTTTGAACCCATGACACAATAAATCTTAgacatttaattttattatttcaactaaaattttatttaatatcactTTTTAACAAATATgtttatcatttaaaatttttacgaGAGTGTTATAATctagtaatttgaatatatgttataattataagttaaattatagaaatgtataagaatattaaaaggataaatattagaattatacatgaattttagtttaatgtgtaatttggtgtaattatacataTGGGActttaattgtaatttaaatgtatatataaaattttaattttgatttaactatataaatttaaataataaatacatcaattttaattttatatagaaTACATATATCACtatttgtatatgtaatatgttaacgataaataatgttatattaataattacattaatgttctataaaaattaaattaaaacatttaatatataaaattacataaaattaaaatttatatatatctgACCAAaatttatttacacttttaaaaATTATCGAATTATCTCATAAATATATAGGTTTGTTTGCTATGATTATTAGTTacaatcataaatttaaaaaatacgtaAAAAGCATATAGTGGAAAATGATAATATCGTAACATTATAAATTATGTTCAAAAACACTATACATGTTGTCGCTTCTTATATTGACATACGgcatttttaaatgttttgtgGAAAGTGGAATCAGGTGGGAAAGGAATGGTGGAGGGGAAGgtgaagtaaataaataattaaaatgacgAGAGAGGGAAAtggaaggaaaaataaaaataaaatggtttatgttattaatattttattattaaatagatattcattaaaatcaatataagtttataatattttagaacgagatttattttatttatatattttttatacattgtAGTatcttatttgtaatttttattgacatggtaatatgtgaaaaatacaatttgataattataaaaaaaataaaagttaaatataaccattaagtgatatataaataaaatggcaaactataaaaatagtcacttttgtttgtatcagattatattttagttatttatatttgaaatgttatgtttcagtcatttacattattattttgttacgaaggtGTCACTATACCATTAAACTCCGTTACCTCTCTAACGATGGGCCTACGTGggagtccaaattaaatttatttaattaaaaacctattttcatctcTGCAACTGGATATCCtagttgacatttaaaactcatttagactaccgttagggaggtaactgttagtacaaaactccggtaaggaaaaatctcgaacacacgatcggaactcgaaaagaaaaagaagaaataggacaggctccaaggcgtgtatcaagccactatctttaaggttatattcgcccccacttatcttcagtgtgcaaacgagttccaagcaaattaacctcgaggatacaatgaagccaatgactatttgcgttttgcactgacgagaatagtccactatgcactgagtaatgtataacaaaaactcaatttctacaaaagatttctgcagcaatactttatagaataatctaataatattagaaaatgaaggaagagaagaaataatattagaatttgttgatatgatttccaaatgaaatcccattcctatttataggaattttcatgtctcttcatagagacatctttcaataggtgtctttatgaataaataaataataataattattcatttaattttgtaactattcaaataatattttttgaatagttataattcttttttaaaaaatcaaatgata encodes:
- the LOC107951438 gene encoding mitogen-activated protein kinase kinase kinase 1 — translated: MHHLPRFFSNRVAMDSKRSRRKPRLERRNAAKDIDYDAGSFCSSLDDSSSSSSPLVTRSLDLYQTSFRLEGTDGELDRICRSLGLNGPEDFSIPTAAWEARKIRSSSDLLPRSRLNRLDSPKEETALVKGGAGAEVTVDELAERVLATELTRKDSSESKRECCFSDKIAVDNTTTTELKSSTSCVSNVVVGGGNSGIKGDKPPFLKPPPGMKLKAIDNGCSTWDLFRDFGPDDDRGCAIPVNSHSSSDDEEYKREDGGFNEGNTKEENLMRIGDNAVLSESCSFTTSNDDDSSSTTTEPMSNISPNGRFKRTITYWEKGELLGSGSFGSVYEGISDDGFFFAVKEVSLLDQGSQGKQSVIQLEHEIALLSQFEHENIVQYYGTDKDQSKLYIFLELVTKGSLLKLYQRYHLRDSQVSAYTRQILHGLKYLHDRNVVHRDVKCANILVDASGSVKLADFGLAKATKLNDVKSCKGTAFWMAPEVVNQKGQGYGLPADIWSLGCTVLEMLTREIPYHQLECMQALFRIGKGEPPPIPDSLSKDAQDFIMQCLQTNPEARPTAAKLLQHPFVKRPLPSHSGSASPHLGRRF